The Haloprofundus salinisoli genome includes a region encoding these proteins:
- the hutU gene encoding urocanate hydratase translates to MTDQRSETESAHGVGTPSSEWLEYRGSPTGTEIECEGWRQEAALRMLNNNLDPEVGENPEKLVVYGGTGRAARSWDAYDSILSELRTLADDETLLVQSGKPVGRFTTHERAPRVLIANSNLVGAWDNWEHFHELESKGLIMYGQMTAGSWAYIGTQGIIQGTFETLAETARQHFPDREGLRGTITVTAGLGGMGGAQPLAVTMNHGVCIAAEVDEDRIDRRIETEYCMEKTADLDEAIELAEEAAENGEPLSIAVHTNAADMFDGLLEREFVPDVVTDQTSAHDELEGYYPAGYTVEEADALREENPERYVEESLDTMQRHVEGILAMQERGSVAFEYGNNIRGQVQTHRGMENAFDFPGFVPAYIRPLFCRGKGPFRWVALSGEEADIHRTDRAVTELFPEKEQLHRWIDLAQEQVSFQGLPSRVCWLGYETDDEGLTERARFALRINELVADGEITAPVVVTRDHLDAGSVASPNRETEAMRDGSDAVADWPILNALLNCAAGADIVSVHDGGGVGIGNSLHANNHVVLDGSDLAAEKAERVFTTDPGMGIVRHVDAGYEDAVEEAAASGVHIPMREEE, encoded by the coding sequence ATGACTGACCAACGCTCCGAGACCGAATCAGCGCACGGAGTCGGGACCCCCTCATCGGAATGGCTCGAATATCGGGGCTCACCGACGGGAACGGAGATCGAGTGCGAAGGGTGGCGACAGGAGGCCGCCCTCCGGATGCTCAACAACAACCTCGACCCGGAAGTCGGAGAGAACCCCGAGAAGTTGGTGGTGTACGGCGGGACCGGCAGGGCGGCCCGAAGTTGGGACGCGTACGACAGCATCCTCTCGGAACTCCGAACGCTCGCCGACGACGAGACGCTGCTCGTCCAGTCCGGGAAACCAGTTGGACGGTTCACGACCCACGAGCGCGCACCTCGGGTGTTGATTGCGAACTCGAATCTCGTGGGCGCGTGGGACAACTGGGAGCACTTCCACGAACTCGAATCGAAAGGGCTCATCATGTACGGGCAGATGACCGCCGGGTCGTGGGCGTACATCGGAACCCAGGGCATCATCCAGGGAACGTTCGAGACGTTGGCCGAAACGGCACGTCAACACTTCCCCGACCGCGAAGGGCTCAGGGGGACGATCACGGTCACCGCCGGCCTCGGCGGTATGGGCGGAGCCCAGCCGTTGGCCGTGACGATGAACCACGGCGTCTGCATCGCCGCCGAAGTCGACGAGGACCGAATCGACCGGCGAATCGAGACGGAGTACTGTATGGAGAAGACGGCCGACCTCGACGAAGCCATCGAACTCGCCGAGGAAGCCGCGGAGAACGGAGAGCCGCTCTCTATCGCCGTGCACACGAACGCCGCCGATATGTTCGACGGACTGCTCGAACGCGAGTTCGTCCCGGATGTCGTCACCGACCAGACGAGCGCACACGACGAACTGGAAGGCTACTACCCGGCGGGGTACACCGTCGAAGAAGCCGACGCGCTGCGCGAGGAAAACCCAGAACGATACGTCGAGGAGAGTCTCGATACGATGCAACGGCACGTCGAAGGTATCCTCGCCATGCAGGAACGAGGGTCGGTGGCCTTCGAGTACGGCAACAACATCCGCGGACAGGTGCAGACACACCGCGGAATGGAGAACGCCTTCGACTTCCCGGGATTCGTCCCGGCGTACATCCGACCGCTGTTCTGCCGTGGGAAGGGGCCGTTCCGTTGGGTCGCTCTCTCCGGGGAGGAGGCGGACATCCATCGGACCGACCGAGCGGTGACGGAGCTCTTTCCCGAGAAGGAGCAGCTGCACCGCTGGATCGACCTCGCACAGGAGCAGGTGTCGTTTCAGGGTCTGCCGAGTCGCGTCTGTTGGCTCGGATACGAGACCGACGACGAGGGTCTCACCGAGCGTGCGCGGTTCGCCCTCCGTATCAACGAACTCGTAGCCGACGGCGAGATTACCGCGCCGGTCGTCGTCACGCGCGACCACCTCGACGCCGGCAGCGTCGCCAGCCCGAACCGCGAAACTGAGGCGATGCGAGACGGCTCCGACGCCGTCGCCGACTGGCCGATTCTCAACGCCTTGCTCAACTGCGCGGCCGGCGCCGATATCGTGAGCGTCCACGACGGCGGCGGCGTCGGCATCGGAAATTCGCTCCACGCCAACAACCACGTCGTCCTCGACGGCTCCGATCTCGCCGCCGAGAAAGCCGAGCGCGTCTTCACGACGGACCCCGGTATGGGTATCGTCCGCCACGTAGACGCCGGGTACGAGGACGCAGTGGAGGAAGCAGCGGCGTCGGGCGTTCACATCCCGATGCGGGAGGAGGAATGA
- a CDS encoding helix-turn-helix domain-containing protein: MHKAVFRIRSDSPYASATAGNDTRIELWCNDHCDLLHVEGDLQSEVVGRVETTVGVREQIENGDDRTIITEACLKEHRDDYIERHIAANGCLLLPPLRYEHGAKIVRVLALDSSNLAALYGDISAAHEVTVESKQELTSIRSETPVLSASTFLPALSERQREVFLTAYEHGYYEIPRGTTTSELADVVGVGRRTVEHHLRRAEEKLATAFAEYL; this comes from the coding sequence ATGCACAAGGCGGTGTTCCGAATCAGGAGTGACAGTCCCTACGCGAGTGCAACGGCGGGGAACGACACTCGAATCGAACTGTGGTGCAACGACCACTGCGACTTACTTCACGTCGAAGGTGACCTGCAGAGCGAGGTCGTCGGACGCGTCGAGACAACGGTCGGCGTCCGAGAACAGATCGAAAACGGTGACGATCGGACCATCATCACGGAGGCGTGTCTGAAAGAGCACCGAGACGACTATATCGAACGTCACATCGCCGCAAACGGGTGTCTTCTCCTGCCGCCTTTGCGGTACGAACACGGCGCGAAGATCGTCCGCGTGCTCGCGCTGGACTCCTCGAACCTCGCGGCGTTGTACGGCGACATCTCGGCAGCGCACGAAGTGACGGTCGAGTCGAAGCAGGAACTGACGTCGATCAGGTCCGAGACGCCAGTCCTCTCGGCCAGCACGTTCCTTCCAGCCCTTTCTGAACGGCAACGAGAAGTGTTTCTCACCGCGTACGAGCACGGTTACTACGAGATTCCCCGCGGAACGACGACCAGCGAACTCGCAGACGTGGTGGGCGTCGGCCGTCGAACGGTCGAACACCACCTCAGACGCGCCGAGGAGAAACTCGCCACCGCGTTCGCCGAGTATCTGTGA
- a CDS encoding MEDS domain-containing protein produces the protein MSNEVRCSNHREERGSESEFEGRRQSFASRDPSELLDDHDHSTDHFALIYENRDDQFASAIPFICQGLDQGERCLYVADDNSREDVLTAMGDHGIDVDAALESGALSVVTPADTYRRNGEFDRTTMLTFWEESLEEAKDESGYTGLRAAAEMTWALDGETSTDDLVEYEAMLNSLYRAEDYVVMCQYNRERFPASVIHGIIKTHPYIIADSTVSQNFYYTPPEKFFGSEKMETKVDRMMQTLQERTEVKAKSKERREYLERVVESSHDAIIVVDPEADEIVDANMTATEMLGYTYDELLNLSPADIHPHELDKFREFVREVFEEDTGWIAELTCETKEGHQIQTEISASRMEHNGHPAMLAVVRDVSERRKWERVQRRLYEITSDPDQTFPEKLQAILQLGCECFSLDVGGVAKVDPETDLLEVEYVSGDHDHLVPGARTDLSETYCRVPIDAHSEETEADPVSVTDPIHDGFADKLCYEQFGVRTYFGSHLEFEEDLDRTFWFVSNTPREAGFSKTERVFHRLMGQWVKYEFERRNREQELRERTEHLNALVETTPECIKTVAADGTLLQMNPAGLDMVEADSDSDVIGNCIYDLIAPEHREMFREFNERICQGESGTLEFDIIGLEGTRRHMETHAAPLQSPNDSITHVALTRDVTEQIERERELERALDMLEKTERIADVGGWEIKPESMEVFWTDYLFELLRVDLDEEPPLDRALDIYYEDDRPVVRTAIEEALDSGDPFDVEARFQTPSGELRWLRIQGVPETTDGDVVSLRGAAQDITERNRREQRLEEVIDRLEETNERLEQFAYAASHDLQEPLRMVSAYLQLIEQRYEDVLDEEGEEFLEFAVDGADRMRSMIEGLLAYSRVETNGDPLEPLDLNAVFDEVLLDLQLQIEEHNAEITADDLPRVEGDASQLRQVFQNLLENAITYSGDEPPRIHVSAERNGRRWTVSVRDEGIGIDPDDQNRIFDVFQRLHTRGEYDGSGIGLALCERIAERHGGEIWADSTPGEGTTFSFTLSAARSHDS, from the coding sequence GTGAGTAACGAAGTCAGGTGCAGCAACCATCGGGAGGAGCGGGGCTCTGAGAGCGAGTTCGAAGGACGGCGTCAGAGCTTTGCGTCTCGTGACCCGAGCGAACTCCTCGATGACCATGACCACTCGACGGATCATTTCGCTCTCATCTACGAGAATCGCGACGACCAGTTCGCGTCCGCGATTCCATTCATCTGCCAGGGGCTCGATCAGGGCGAGCGCTGTCTGTACGTCGCCGATGACAACTCCAGAGAAGACGTCCTGACGGCGATGGGGGACCACGGCATCGACGTGGACGCCGCCCTCGAATCAGGCGCGCTCTCCGTCGTCACACCGGCGGACACGTACCGGCGGAACGGCGAATTCGATCGGACCACAATGCTGACGTTTTGGGAGGAGTCGCTCGAAGAGGCAAAAGACGAAAGCGGCTATACAGGACTCAGAGCGGCCGCCGAGATGACGTGGGCACTGGATGGGGAGACGAGCACCGACGATCTCGTCGAGTACGAGGCTATGCTCAACTCGCTCTATCGGGCCGAAGACTACGTCGTGATGTGTCAGTACAACCGAGAGCGGTTCCCGGCGTCCGTCATCCACGGCATTATCAAGACCCACCCGTACATCATCGCCGACAGTACCGTCTCGCAGAACTTCTATTACACACCACCCGAGAAGTTCTTCGGCTCCGAGAAGATGGAGACGAAGGTCGACCGTATGATGCAGACGCTGCAAGAGCGGACCGAGGTGAAGGCGAAGTCGAAGGAACGGCGAGAGTATCTCGAGCGAGTGGTCGAGAGCAGCCACGATGCCATTATCGTCGTCGACCCCGAGGCGGACGAGATTGTCGACGCGAATATGACCGCGACCGAGATGCTCGGCTACACGTATGACGAACTGCTGAATCTGAGTCCCGCCGACATACACCCCCACGAACTCGACAAGTTCCGAGAATTCGTCAGGGAAGTGTTCGAGGAGGATACAGGGTGGATAGCAGAGCTCACCTGTGAGACCAAAGAGGGTCACCAAATTCAAACCGAGATATCTGCGTCTCGAATGGAGCACAACGGTCATCCAGCCATGCTCGCGGTAGTCCGTGACGTTAGCGAGCGCAGAAAATGGGAACGAGTCCAACGGAGACTGTACGAGATCACGTCCGATCCCGATCAGACGTTCCCCGAAAAACTCCAGGCAATCCTTCAACTGGGCTGTGAGTGTTTCAGCCTGGACGTGGGCGGGGTGGCCAAAGTCGACCCGGAGACCGACCTGTTGGAAGTCGAGTACGTTAGCGGCGACCACGACCACCTCGTCCCCGGGGCGCGGACCGACCTCTCAGAGACCTACTGCCGGGTTCCCATTGATGCTCACTCGGAAGAGACTGAAGCCGACCCGGTTTCAGTCACCGACCCCATCCACGACGGATTCGCCGACAAGCTCTGCTATGAGCAGTTCGGTGTTCGGACGTACTTCGGTTCGCACCTCGAATTCGAGGAGGATCTTGACCGAACGTTTTGGTTCGTCTCGAATACCCCGCGCGAAGCCGGATTTTCGAAGACTGAACGCGTGTTCCACCGCCTGATGGGCCAGTGGGTGAAGTACGAATTCGAACGCCGCAATCGTGAACAGGAGCTGCGCGAGCGTACTGAGCATCTCAATGCGCTCGTCGAGACCACACCCGAATGCATCAAGACCGTCGCCGCCGACGGTACTCTGCTCCAGATGAACCCCGCCGGACTGGACATGGTGGAAGCCGACTCAGACTCGGACGTGATCGGCAACTGCATCTACGATCTGATCGCCCCCGAACACCGCGAGATGTTCCGTGAGTTCAACGAGCGGATCTGTCAGGGTGAAAGCGGGACTCTGGAGTTCGACATCATCGGTCTAGAGGGCACGCGCCGACATATGGAAACGCATGCAGCTCCTCTGCAAAGCCCTAACGACTCTATCACCCATGTGGCGTTAACGCGCGATGTCACAGAGCAGATAGAGCGCGAACGCGAACTCGAACGGGCACTCGATATGCTCGAGAAGACCGAACGCATCGCAGATGTCGGCGGCTGGGAGATCAAGCCGGAGTCGATGGAGGTGTTCTGGACCGACTACCTCTTCGAGCTTCTGAGAGTGGACCTCGACGAGGAACCGCCACTGGACCGAGCCCTCGATATCTACTACGAGGACGACCGGCCAGTCGTTAGGACTGCTATCGAGGAGGCACTCGACTCGGGAGATCCTTTCGATGTCGAAGCCCGATTCCAAACGCCCAGCGGCGAGCTGCGCTGGCTTCGGATTCAAGGGGTACCCGAGACCACTGATGGCGATGTCGTGTCGCTCCGTGGGGCCGCCCAGGACATCACCGAACGCAATCGGCGCGAACAGCGATTAGAAGAGGTGATCGACAGGCTCGAAGAGACGAACGAGCGCCTGGAACAGTTCGCCTACGCTGCCTCTCACGACCTTCAAGAGCCTCTGCGGATGGTCTCAGCGTACCTCCAATTGATCGAACAGCGGTACGAGGACGTGCTCGACGAGGAGGGCGAAGAGTTCCTCGAGTTCGCAGTAGACGGCGCCGATCGAATGCGCAGTATGATCGAGGGACTGCTCGCCTACTCACGGGTCGAGACGAATGGCGACCCGCTCGAACCCCTCGACCTCAACGCGGTATTCGACGAAGTGTTGTTGGACCTCCAGTTGCAGATCGAAGAGCACAACGCCGAGATTACCGCCGACGACCTCCCCCGCGTCGAGGGTGACGCCAGTCAGCTCCGCCAGGTGTTCCAGAACTTGCTCGAGAACGCAATCACGTACAGCGGTGATGAACCGCCGCGGATCCACGTCTCGGCCGAACGCAACGGCCGCAGGTGGACCGTATCGGTTCGCGACGAGGGAATCGGTATCGATCCAGACGACCAAAACCGCATCTTCGATGTGTTCCAACGCCTTCACACACGTGGCGAATACGACGGGAGCGGCATCGGCCTGGCGCTGTGCGAGCGAATCGCCGAGCGCCACGGAGGCGAAATCTGGGCAGACTCCACTCCCGGTGAGGGGACGACGTTCTCGTTCACGCTTTCAGCCGCACGTTCCCACGATTCATGA
- a CDS encoding CrcB family protein, translating to MSEATRHPLVRLESLTLVAIGGFAGSNLRYFADLALPGLLGTLVVNVVGSTVLGFILYETLYSGILAKETRVVVSTGFLSSFTTYSTFALQSAQAPPLWLVANVVANYALGFSGVLVGRQMARSVDRRWSR from the coding sequence ATGTCAGAGGCTACTCGCCATCCGCTCGTCCGGCTCGAATCGCTCACACTCGTCGCAATCGGCGGGTTCGCCGGGTCGAACCTTCGATACTTCGCGGACCTCGCTTTGCCGGGACTGCTCGGAACGCTCGTCGTCAACGTGGTCGGGAGTACGGTCCTCGGGTTCATTCTGTACGAGACGCTGTACTCGGGTATCTTAGCGAAGGAGACCCGTGTCGTCGTCTCGACGGGCTTTCTCTCCTCGTTCACCACCTACAGCACGTTCGCGCTCCAGTCCGCGCAGGCACCGCCGCTGTGGCTCGTTGCGAACGTCGTCGCCAACTACGCGCTCGGGTTCTCCGGCGTCCTCGTCGGGCGACAGATGGCTCGGTCCGTCGACCGGCGGTGGTCGCGGTGA
- the crcB gene encoding fluoride efflux transporter CrcB codes for MMEVDPAHLVGTGGAIGALLRQYVSRAVDSESFPLGTLTVNVLGTFLLGFATFLGTDSTALLLLGTGVCGSFTTFSSFSVQTVRLWETGDRLRAVGNAGANLLGAGLALGIAWALVWVLG; via the coding sequence GTGATGGAGGTCGACCCCGCCCATCTCGTCGGCACCGGCGGGGCCATCGGTGCGTTGCTTCGACAGTACGTCAGCCGAGCCGTCGACTCCGAGTCGTTTCCGCTGGGAACGCTCACCGTGAACGTGCTCGGTACCTTTCTACTCGGCTTCGCCACGTTCCTCGGCACGGATTCGACTGCGCTATTGCTGCTCGGGACCGGTGTCTGCGGATCGTTTACGACGTTCTCGTCGTTCTCGGTGCAGACCGTTCGACTCTGGGAGACGGGTGACCGTCTCCGGGCGGTCGGAAACGCCGGCGCAAACCTGCTCGGGGCAGGCCTCGCACTCGGTATCGCGTGGGCTCTCGTTTGGGTACTCGGCTGA
- a CDS encoding cytochrome P450 — protein sequence MTSNSQPATGEHPPGPDGFPVVGSAIASIRGGLTFSERMAREYGDVVHWEDPTGHVYQLNHPDDIERVLVHNNQNYEKGDEFQKILGPLTGNGILNSEGETWRRNRRLVQPSFHPDRIQVYSEMMTDLTGKMLDGWTDGEAYSIHEEMMELTLRIVTKALFGVDIDEYVDEIEAAIEAFLPATASLPNVLLPEDVPLPSRRRMANARDTLDRVVDDIIRQKKRTPGEHDVISMLLAARDEDGEPLAEKQIRDEAITLLTAGHETTAVSMTYTAFLLSQHPQTEAKLVAELDRVLGGERPTMADLPELTYTEQIIKESMRLYPPVPRIVRESVDTDVLGGYRVPPQSKIMLNQWVVHRDARWYDDPLAFDPERWTGEFERSLPRLAYFPFAAGPRRCIGDRFAMLEARLILAMMYQQFHLELVSSRTIEVIPTVTSRPKEDILVTVHERQ from the coding sequence ATGACCTCCAACTCACAACCCGCGACCGGCGAACACCCCCCTGGCCCCGACGGGTTCCCGGTCGTCGGGTCTGCCATCGCCTCGATTCGCGGTGGGCTGACGTTCAGCGAACGGATGGCACGTGAGTACGGTGACGTCGTCCACTGGGAGGACCCGACCGGTCACGTCTACCAACTCAACCATCCCGACGATATCGAACGCGTTCTCGTCCACAACAACCAGAACTACGAGAAGGGCGACGAGTTCCAGAAGATTCTGGGGCCGCTGACGGGCAACGGAATCTTGAACAGCGAAGGCGAGACGTGGCGACGGAACCGCCGCCTGGTCCAACCGTCGTTTCACCCCGATCGGATTCAGGTCTACTCGGAGATGATGACCGACCTCACCGGGAAGATGCTCGACGGGTGGACGGACGGAGAGGCGTACTCCATTCACGAGGAGATGATGGAACTCACCCTCCGAATCGTCACGAAGGCGCTGTTCGGCGTCGACATAGACGAGTACGTCGACGAAATCGAAGCGGCGATCGAGGCGTTCCTGCCCGCGACGGCTAGCCTGCCGAACGTACTGCTTCCGGAGGACGTACCGCTTCCCTCGCGTCGGCGGATGGCGAACGCCCGCGACACGCTCGACCGTGTCGTCGACGATATCATTCGGCAAAAGAAGCGAACTCCCGGTGAACACGACGTCATCTCGATGCTTCTCGCGGCGCGCGACGAAGACGGAGAGCCGCTCGCGGAGAAACAGATCCGAGACGAGGCGATTACGCTTCTCACCGCCGGTCACGAGACGACTGCCGTTTCGATGACCTACACCGCGTTCTTGCTCTCGCAGCACCCCCAGACCGAGGCGAAACTGGTCGCGGAACTCGACCGCGTACTCGGCGGTGAGCGGCCGACGATGGCCGACCTGCCGGAGCTGACCTACACCGAACAGATAATCAAAGAGTCAATGCGGCTGTACCCGCCGGTGCCTCGCATCGTTCGCGAGTCCGTCGACACCGACGTCCTCGGCGGCTACCGCGTCCCGCCGCAATCGAAGATCATGCTGAACCAGTGGGTCGTCCACCGCGACGCCCGGTGGTACGACGACCCGCTCGCGTTCGACCCGGAACGGTGGACCGGCGAGTTCGAGCGATCGTTACCACGACTGGCGTACTTCCCCTTCGCCGCCGGGCCGCGGCGCTGTATCGGTGACCGATTTGCGATGCTGGAAGCCCGCTTGATACTGGCGATGATGTACCAACAGTTCCACCTCGAACTCGTTTCCAGTCGGACTATCGAGGTCATCCCCACGGTGACTTCGCGTCCGAAAGAAGATATCCTCGTGACGGTTCACGAGCGGCAATAG
- a CDS encoding DUF4177 domain-containing protein, which produces MSRDTARFEYESLRVPREATKKESADPKEDLNEYAADGWRLVETIEYVGGGTKFLILERPIQ; this is translated from the coding sequence ATGAGCCGAGACACCGCCCGCTTCGAGTACGAGAGTCTTCGAGTTCCGCGTGAGGCGACGAAGAAGGAGTCCGCCGATCCAAAGGAAGATTTGAACGAGTACGCGGCCGATGGTTGGCGACTCGTCGAGACGATCGAATACGTCGGCGGCGGTACGAAGTTCCTCATTCTCGAACGGCCCATTCAATGA
- a CDS encoding MFS transporter, with product MSRARLFGSLCGLVFLLNLARIVFAPLLDVFIAEFSIGEGTAGLIVTLAWVGSASLRLPTGWLLTKVPRHHIVVVSGVILALSSAFAATATTIPHLMVGAFLMGIASGVYFVSANPLLSELYPQRVGRVIGIHGVASQIAAVIAAPLVALTLLVDWRLSLWAIAAGAAVVTAYTWIAASRIDMPTAGQADRDFIAGALSEWRIIVTSLAIVGAAVFVWQGLFNFYELYMQAKGLSDGAAGAMLAIVFAAGVPAFFVGGDLADRLPQIPYLLGVVGVFAACVYLLTIVEGLLVVGVVTCLLGFVAHAVFPAVDTYLLDTLPDSTRGSAYAVFSSVWMLTQALGSSAVGTLIERGYTYDTVFANAAVALGLSILVLVVFERAGRLPS from the coding sequence GTGTCTCGTGCTCGTCTCTTCGGCTCTCTGTGTGGCCTCGTCTTTCTGCTCAACCTCGCCAGAATCGTCTTCGCACCGCTATTGGACGTATTTATCGCCGAATTTTCGATTGGAGAGGGGACCGCCGGGCTCATCGTCACGCTCGCGTGGGTCGGAAGCGCGTCGCTCCGACTGCCGACCGGGTGGCTGTTGACCAAAGTTCCGAGACATCACATCGTCGTCGTCTCCGGCGTCATTCTCGCGCTGTCGTCGGCGTTCGCGGCTACCGCGACGACGATTCCGCATCTCATGGTCGGCGCGTTTCTGATGGGCATCGCCTCCGGCGTGTACTTCGTCTCGGCGAACCCGCTGTTGAGCGAACTGTATCCGCAGCGGGTCGGCCGCGTCATCGGCATCCACGGCGTAGCGAGTCAGATTGCGGCGGTGATAGCCGCCCCGCTGGTCGCGCTCACGTTGCTCGTCGACTGGCGACTCTCGCTGTGGGCGATCGCCGCCGGCGCGGCGGTGGTGACCGCCTACACGTGGATTGCCGCGAGTCGCATCGACATGCCGACGGCGGGGCAGGCGGACCGTGACTTCATCGCCGGCGCGCTCTCGGAGTGGCGTATCATCGTCACGTCGCTGGCAATCGTCGGTGCGGCGGTGTTCGTCTGGCAAGGGCTGTTCAACTTCTACGAGTTGTACATGCAGGCGAAGGGCCTCTCGGACGGGGCGGCGGGAGCGATGTTGGCTATCGTGTTCGCCGCGGGCGTACCGGCGTTCTTCGTCGGAGGCGACCTTGCCGACCGATTGCCGCAGATTCCGTATCTGCTCGGCGTCGTCGGTGTGTTCGCCGCCTGCGTGTACCTGTTGACGATAGTGGAGGGACTGCTGGTCGTGGGCGTCGTCACGTGTCTCCTCGGATTCGTCGCTCACGCCGTGTTCCCGGCGGTGGACACGTATCTCCTCGACACGCTTCCGGACTCCACGCGGGGGAGTGCCTACGCCGTGTTCAGTTCGGTGTGGATGCTGACGCAAGCGCTCGGCTCGTCCGCGGTCGGGACGCTAATCGAGCGAGGCTACACCTACGATACGGTGTTTGCGAACGCCGCAGTCGCACTCGGGCTCAGTATCCTCGTTCTCGTAGTGTTCGAGCGCGCAGGTCGGCTCCCGAGCTAA
- a CDS encoding DUF3006 domain-containing protein, which translates to MDESTLLVVDRFEGDDAVLLVEEDGELVDELVLPTAMLPTDGQHQDAIFSLGRPDDTRVELRYDAEMTGERRQSAQNRFDQLSQRLPEEDPDGDSDEF; encoded by the coding sequence ATGGACGAATCCACACTACTCGTCGTCGACCGCTTCGAGGGGGACGACGCCGTACTGTTGGTCGAAGAAGACGGCGAACTCGTCGACGAACTCGTGTTACCGACGGCGATGCTGCCGACTGACGGCCAACATCAGGATGCGATTTTCTCGCTCGGGCGTCCGGACGATACGCGCGTCGAACTCCGGTACGACGCAGAGATGACCGGCGAACGACGCCAATCTGCACAGAACCGTTTCGACCAACTCTCCCAACGTCTGCCCGAGGAAGACCCTGACGGAGACTCCGACGAATTCTGA
- a CDS encoding lamin tail domain-containing protein — translation MFTRRISTVFVVVLLVVLSGCVGGQTVAPSEPRTESASEAAAASQSIAASTANGTLEVHYINVGQSTSTLVVTPENETMLIDSGDWRDDGRYVLAYLQSQNVTRIDHLVTSHADADHIGGHATVIEYYETQADGVGAVYDPGIASSSRTYEAYLDAVEQYDVPLYRVVSNDTLPVAGANVSVLGPPSEPLAGGERNENSIVLMVTHGEQRFLFTADAESAGEGYLVETYGEQLNATVLQAGHHGSSSSTGDALLNASSPQVAVVSSAYESQYGHPHEETLARLGERSISTYWTAVHGHTVLTSDGRNLTVATQRNATTSATELRTAPPLEPGTSDPVVERVTLTGGVSATPMPVATDGGVSTPTADEPSSDGSSSSGETEETTGASDSTAETETTTDTDGETTAELSLVTVRADAPGNDHQNTNGEYLVFENTGDEPLDVTGWTVEDDAGHTYTFPAGFTLAPNAQVTLYTGEGSNTDSELYWGSGSAVWNNGGDTIRVSDDAGTVVLEERY, via the coding sequence ATGTTCACTCGGCGCATCTCTACCGTCTTCGTCGTCGTACTTCTCGTCGTACTGTCGGGTTGCGTTGGTGGTCAGACGGTTGCGCCCTCGGAACCGCGAACCGAATCGGCGTCCGAGGCGGCCGCCGCGTCACAGTCTATCGCCGCGTCGACGGCGAACGGGACGTTGGAGGTCCACTACATCAACGTCGGACAGTCCACGAGTACGCTCGTCGTCACGCCGGAAAACGAGACGATGCTCATCGACTCGGGTGACTGGCGCGACGACGGTCGCTACGTGCTCGCCTATCTCCAATCGCAGAACGTCACCCGGATAGACCACCTCGTCACCTCCCACGCCGACGCCGACCACATCGGTGGACACGCGACCGTCATCGAGTACTACGAAACGCAAGCCGACGGCGTCGGCGCCGTCTACGACCCGGGTATCGCGTCGAGTTCGCGGACGTACGAAGCGTATCTCGACGCGGTTGAGCAGTACGACGTTCCCCTCTACCGGGTCGTCTCGAACGACACGCTCCCGGTCGCGGGAGCGAACGTCTCCGTGCTCGGACCGCCCTCAGAGCCGCTCGCCGGTGGAGAACGAAACGAGAACAGCATCGTCCTGATGGTGACTCACGGCGAACAGCGCTTCCTGTTCACCGCCGACGCCGAATCCGCCGGTGAGGGGTATCTCGTCGAGACGTACGGCGAACAACTCAACGCGACCGTCCTCCAGGCGGGACACCACGGCAGCAGCTCCAGCACGGGCGACGCGCTCCTCAACGCGAGTTCGCCGCAGGTTGCGGTCGTCTCGAGCGCCTACGAGTCGCAGTACGGGCACCCGCACGAAGAGACGCTCGCACGTCTCGGCGAGCGTTCGATTTCGACCTACTGGACCGCCGTCCACGGACACACCGTTCTCACGAGTGACGGGCGTAATCTGACGGTTGCGACGCAGCGAAACGCGACGACGTCGGCGACGGAGTTGCGCACCGCGCCTCCGCTCGAACCCGGAACCAGCGATCCGGTCGTCGAGCGGGTGACGCTCACGGGCGGCGTCTCGGCCACGCCGATGCCGGTGGCGACCGACGGCGGAGTGAGCACGCCGACGGCGGACGAACCCTCGTCTGACGGGTCCAGTTCGTCCGGCGAGACCGAAGAGACGACCGGCGCTTCCGATTCCACCGCGGAGACGGAGACGACTACAGACACCGACGGAGAAACGACTGCCGAGCTGTCTCTCGTGACGGTCCGAGCGGACGCTCCCGGTAACGACCACCAGAACACGAACGGAGAGTATCTAGTTTTCGAGAACACGGGTGACGAACCGCTCGACGTCACGGGATGGACCGTCGAGGACGACGCCGGTCACACGTACACGTTCCCAGCGGGGTTCACGCTCGCTCCCAATGCTCAAGTGACGTTGTACACGGGTGAGGGGTCCAACACCGACTCCGAACTGTACTGGGGGTCCGGCAGCGCCGTCTGGAACAACGGCGGCGATACGATACGCGTAAGCGACGACGCCGGGACGGTAGTATTAGAGGAGCGTTACTGA